Proteins from a genomic interval of Rosa chinensis cultivar Old Blush chromosome 2, RchiOBHm-V2, whole genome shotgun sequence:
- the LOC112183413 gene encoding GDSL esterase/lipase APG, protein MGSQTIRAALVLVFVFAFAIIGGNAQESTTLVPAIITFGDSAVDVGNNDYLLTIYKANYPPYGRDFVNHQATGRFCNGKLATDITADTLGFTTYPPAYLSPQASGNNLLIGANFASAASGYDQTAANFNRAISLPRQLRYFKEYQGKLNKVAGSEKAATIIEGALYLLSAGSSDFVQNYYVNPFVNKFYTPDKYGDILVGAFTRFITDVYGLGARKIGVTSLPPLGCLPAARTLFGPHEPGCVARLNTDAQAFNKKINNAAETLQKKLPGLTLVIFDIYKPLFDVVESPSNYGFAEARRGCCGTGIIETTSLLCNSKSIGTCANATQYVFWDSVHPSEAANQFLADALIVQGVPLIS, encoded by the exons ATGGGTAGCCAAACCATCAGAGCAGCTTTGGTTCTGGTTTTTGTATTTGCCTTTGCAATTATTGGTGGCAATGCACAAGAATCAACCACTCTTGTTCCAGCCATCATCACATTTGGTGATTCTGCAGTAGATGTGGGAAACAATGACTACCTCCTAACAATTTATAAGGCCAATTACCCTCCTTATGGAAGAGACTTTGTGAACCATCAAGCTACTGGGAGGTTTTGCAATGGAAAACTAGCCACCGATATCACTG CTGATACTCTGGGCTTCACAACTTATCCACCTGCATATCTTAGCCCTCAGGCGTCAGGGAATAACCTTCTCATTGGAGCCAACTTTGCTTCCGCTGCATCCGGTTATGATCAAACGGCAGCAAACTTCAAT CGTGCAATCTCTTTGCCCCGACAGTTACGATACTTTAAGGAATACCAGGGTAAGCTGAACAAGGTTGCAGGTAGTGAGAAAGCAGCAACAATTATCGAGGGTGCCCTATACTTATTGAGTGCTGGCAGTAGTGATTTTGTTCAGAACTACTATGTCAATCCTTTTGTTAACAAATTCTACACTCCTGACAAGTACGGTGACATCCTCGTTGGTGCTTTCACACGCTTTATTACG GATGTGTATGGTTTGGGAGCAAGGAAAATAGGTGTGACATCACTCCCTCCATTGGGTTGCCTTCCAGCTGCAAGAACCTTATTTGGACCCCATGAGCCAGGCTGTGTCGCCAGACTCAACACTGATGCTCAAGCATTCAATAAGAAGATAAACAACGCAGCAGAAACTCTCCAAAAGAAACTTCCTGGTCTTACACTGGTCATCTTCGACATCTACAAGCCTCTATTTGATGTTGTTGAGTCTCCATCAAACTATG GCTTTGCGGAAGCAAGGAGAGGTTGCTGTGGCACGGGGATTATAGAGACGACATCATTGCTGTGCAATTCAAAGTCAATAGGAACTTGTGCTAATGCAACTCAATATGTGTTCTGGGACAGCGTTCATCCATCTGAAGCTGCTAATCAATTTCTTGCTGATGCATTGATTGTCCAAGGGGTTCCCCTCATTTCATGA
- the LOC112185601 gene encoding GDSL esterase/lipase APG codes for MGSQTMRAALFMVFVFAFVIIGGNAQESTTLVPAIFTFGDSAVDVGNNDYLPTIFKANYPPYGRDFKNHQATGRFCNGKLATDITADTLGFTTYPPAYLSPQASGKNLLIGANFASAASGYDEKAAYLNHAITLPQQLQYFKEYQGKLNKIAGSKKAATIIKGALYLLSAGSSDFVQNYYVNPFLNKLYTPDQYGDILVGAFTSFITGVYGLGARKIGVTSLPPLGCLPAARTLFGFHEPGCVARLNTDAQAFNKKINNAANTLQKKLPGLTVVIFDIYKPLFDVVKSPSNYGFAEARRGCCGTGIVETTSLLCNPKSIGTCANATQYVFWDSVHPSEAANQVLADALLVQGIGLIS; via the exons ATGGGTAGCCAAACCATGAGAGCAGCTTTGTTTATGGTTTTTGTATTTGCCTTTGTAATTATTGGTGGCAATGCACAAGAATCAACCACTCTTGTTCCAGCCATCTTCACATTTGGTGATTCTGCAGTAGATGTGGGAAACAATGACTACCTCCCAACAATTTTCAAGGCCAATTACCCTCCTTATGGAAGAGACTTTAAGAACCATCAAGCTACTGGGAGGTTTTGCAATGGAAAACTAGCCACTGATATCACTG CTGATACTCTGGGCTTCACAACTTATCCACCTGCATATCTTAGCCCTCAGGCATCAGGGAAGAACCTTCTCATTGGAGCCAACTTTGCTTCTGCTGCATCCGGTTATGATGAAAAGGCAGCATACTTGAat CATGCAATCACCTTGCCCCAACAGTTACAGTACTTCAAGGAATACCAGGGTAAGCTAAACAAGATTGCAGGTAGTAAGAAAGCAGCAACAATTATCAAGGGTGCACTATACTTATTGAGCGCTGGCAGTAGTGACTTTGTTCAGAACTACTATGTCAATCCTTTTCTTAACAAACTCTACACTCCTGACCAGTATGGTGACATCCTCGTTGGTGCTTTCACAAGCTTTATTACG GGTGTGTATGGTTTGGGAGCAAGGAAAATAGGTGTGACATCACTCCCTCCATTGGGTTGCCTTCCGGCTGCAAGAACCTTATTTGGATTCCATGAGCCAGGCTGTGTCGCCAGACTCAACACTGATGCTCAAGCATTCAATAAGAAGATAAACAACGCAGCAAACACTCTCCAAAAGAAACTTCCTGGTCTTACAGTGGTCATCTTCGACATCTACAAGCCTCTGTTTGATGTTGTTAAGTCTCCATCAAACTATG GCTTTGCGGAAGCAAGGAGAGGTTGCTGTGGCACTGGGATTGTAGAGACGACATCATTGCTGTGCAATCCAAAGTCAATAGGAACTTGTGCTAATGCAACTCAGTATGTGTTCTGGGACAGCGTTCATCCATCTGAAGCTGCTAATCAAGTTCTTGCTGATGCATTGTTAGTCCAAGGTATCGGCCTCATTTCATGA